One Mycolicibacter sp. MU0083 DNA window includes the following coding sequences:
- the nuoK gene encoding NADH-quinone oxidoreductase subunit NuoK produces the protein MNPENYLYLAAMLFTIGATGVMLRRNALVMFMCVELMLNAANLAFVTFARLHSQLDGQMVAFFTMVVAACEVVIGLAIIMTIFRARHSASVDDANLLRG, from the coding sequence GTGAATCCGGAGAACTACCTCTACCTGGCGGCGATGCTGTTCACCATCGGCGCCACCGGAGTCATGTTGCGGCGCAACGCACTGGTGATGTTCATGTGCGTCGAGTTGATGCTCAACGCCGCCAACCTGGCGTTCGTCACCTTCGCCCGGCTGCACTCCCAACTCGACGGTCAGATGGTCGCGTTCTTCACGATGGTCGTCGCCGCCTGCGAGGTGGTGATCGGCCTGGCCATCATCATGACGATCTTCCGGGCCCGGCATTCGGCCTCGGTCGACGACGCGAACCTACTGCGCGGCTAG
- a CDS encoding TetR/AcrR family transcriptional regulator: MKSEPTPVDKGVGAGRPRDPRIDAAILRAAAELVVEVGYTNLSLAAVAERAGTTKTALYRRWPSKAELVHEAVLSVPPSAVTSAPGDVAGDLLAMTAGARDAFTNRVVRSALPGLIADMATNAELTARALERFDGLFEVLRRWVADSADRGAVRPGIDPDRLAELIGGAALLAMMLRPDDDLGGDWVERTADIITRGVIA; this comes from the coding sequence ATGAAATCAGAACCTACACCGGTTGACAAGGGCGTGGGTGCCGGACGGCCCCGTGACCCTCGGATCGACGCTGCCATACTGCGGGCCGCCGCGGAGCTGGTCGTCGAAGTCGGTTATACGAATCTGAGCCTGGCCGCGGTCGCGGAGCGGGCCGGGACCACCAAGACCGCGTTGTACCGCCGGTGGCCGAGCAAGGCCGAACTGGTGCACGAGGCCGTGCTGTCGGTACCGCCGAGCGCGGTCACCTCGGCACCGGGCGACGTCGCCGGGGACCTGCTGGCGATGACGGCCGGTGCGCGGGACGCCTTCACCAACCGGGTGGTGCGCTCGGCACTGCCCGGCCTGATCGCCGACATGGCGACCAACGCCGAGCTGACCGCCCGCGCCCTGGAAAGGTTCGACGGGCTGTTCGAGGTGCTGCGCCGCTGGGTGGCGGACTCGGCGGACCGCGGTGCGGTACGCCCGGGGATCGACCCGGACCGGTTGGCCGAATTGATCGGCGGTGCAGCCCTGTTGGCCATGATGCTGCGACCCGACGACGATCTGGGCGGTGACTGGGTGGAACGGACCGCCGACATCATCACCCGCGGCGTCATCGCCTAG
- a CDS encoding PIG-L deacetylase family protein, with protein MPPESTEPLPFPADWSSALVLVPHPDDPEYGIAAAAAKWTASGKTVRYALACRGEAGIAGMAPEQAGPIREAEQRRAAAAVGIDPVTGVDFWDFPDGEIRNTAELRAKIASVITEARPDVVVAVYGATEFAPGMPNHRDHIEFAAAVNDAWDGLHDKPRWLFQGGPAPTHVETVDGHLDAAVASLAAHEVYLSVLDPATPVGEQARRVVEMTTSSHAGCRVAGFILQRSTDR; from the coding sequence ATGCCTCCCGAATCCACCGAACCGCTGCCCTTCCCGGCCGATTGGTCATCGGCGCTGGTGCTGGTACCCCATCCCGACGATCCCGAATACGGGATAGCCGCCGCAGCGGCGAAATGGACCGCATCGGGCAAGACGGTCCGCTACGCGCTGGCCTGCCGAGGCGAGGCGGGTATCGCCGGGATGGCCCCCGAGCAGGCGGGACCGATCCGCGAAGCCGAGCAACGGCGGGCAGCGGCCGCCGTGGGGATCGACCCGGTCACCGGAGTGGATTTCTGGGACTTCCCGGACGGCGAGATCCGCAACACGGCGGAGTTGCGCGCCAAGATCGCATCGGTGATCACCGAGGCCCGCCCCGATGTCGTGGTGGCGGTCTACGGTGCGACCGAATTCGCGCCGGGTATGCCCAACCACCGCGACCACATCGAGTTCGCCGCCGCGGTCAACGACGCCTGGGACGGACTGCACGACAAGCCGCGGTGGCTTTTCCAGGGCGGGCCGGCGCCCACCCATGTGGAGACCGTGGACGGCCACCTCGACGCCGCGGTGGCCTCCCTGGCCGCCCACGAGGTCTACCTGTCGGTGCTCGACCCCGCCACACCGGTGGGCGAGCAGGCCCGCAGGGTGGTGGAGATGACGACGTCCTCCCATGCCGGCTGCCGGGTGGCCGGATTCATTCTGCAAAGGAGTACCGACCGATGA
- the nuoN gene encoding NADH-quinone oxidoreductase subunit NuoN — protein sequence MSGMPIPSVEYSLILPLLIVFGTAVTGVLFEAFVSRRARYVMQVLLAVGGLMATFAAVVAVGRETPAAGRIAVLGAVAVDRPTLVLQGTIVLVGIMAVLFIAERNIGAGPPEGPGAAAAPAVDARRAGLDAFTPQASAVPDSAAEHDATRSGVTQTEVFPLVVLAVGGMMMFPAANDLVTMFVALEVLSLPLYLLCGLARYRRLLSQEAALKYFLLGAFSSALFLFGAALLYGATGTLALPEIGEQLLTHSSDPLALIGAGLLLVGLFFKVGAVPFHSWVPDVYVGAPTPITGFMAAGTKVAAFGAMLRILYVALPALHDQWRPLLWLIAVLTMVIATIAAITQTDIKRMLAYSSIAHAGFVLTGVLAGIPAGVSGTLFYLVSYSFSTVGAFAVVNLIRRSSGEEELDMARWAGLGRRYPIVGLLFSMFLLAFAGIPLTSGFISKFAVFQAAAQGGAAPLVVVGVIVSGVAAYFYVRVIVLMFFTDSPDDPPQLVLPSVWSKAAIALCAAVTLLLGVLPQPLLDLVNTATQFAL from the coding sequence ATGTCGGGCATGCCAATCCCGTCCGTCGAATACAGCCTGATACTGCCGCTGCTGATCGTTTTCGGCACCGCGGTCACCGGGGTGCTGTTCGAGGCGTTCGTCTCCCGCCGGGCCCGTTATGTGATGCAGGTGCTGCTGGCCGTCGGCGGCCTGATGGCCACCTTCGCCGCCGTGGTGGCGGTGGGCCGTGAAACGCCGGCCGCTGGTCGGATCGCGGTGCTGGGCGCGGTCGCGGTGGATCGGCCGACGCTGGTGCTGCAGGGCACCATCGTGCTGGTCGGAATCATGGCCGTGCTGTTCATCGCCGAGCGCAACATCGGCGCGGGACCGCCCGAGGGCCCCGGTGCCGCTGCCGCACCCGCCGTCGACGCCCGCCGCGCGGGCCTGGACGCGTTCACTCCGCAGGCCTCGGCGGTGCCCGACAGTGCCGCCGAACACGACGCCACCCGCTCCGGGGTCACCCAGACCGAGGTGTTCCCGCTGGTCGTGCTGGCCGTCGGTGGAATGATGATGTTCCCGGCCGCCAACGACCTGGTCACCATGTTCGTGGCTTTGGAAGTGCTGTCCCTGCCGCTGTACCTGTTGTGCGGGCTGGCCCGTTACCGGCGTCTGCTGTCGCAGGAGGCCGCGCTGAAGTACTTCCTGCTGGGCGCGTTCTCCTCGGCACTGTTCCTGTTCGGCGCCGCATTGCTCTACGGCGCAACCGGAACTCTGGCACTGCCGGAGATCGGCGAACAGTTGCTCACCCACAGCAGCGACCCGCTGGCGCTGATCGGCGCCGGCCTGCTGCTGGTGGGTCTGTTCTTCAAAGTCGGTGCGGTGCCGTTTCATTCCTGGGTTCCCGACGTCTACGTCGGCGCACCCACTCCGATCACCGGATTCATGGCCGCCGGCACCAAGGTCGCCGCATTCGGGGCGATGCTGCGGATCCTCTATGTGGCGCTTCCCGCACTGCACGACCAGTGGCGTCCGCTGCTGTGGCTGATCGCGGTGCTGACCATGGTGATCGCCACCATCGCCGCGATCACCCAGACCGACATCAAGCGGATGCTGGCGTACTCCTCGATCGCCCACGCCGGTTTCGTGTTGACCGGTGTGCTCGCCGGCATTCCGGCGGGCGTGTCGGGGACACTGTTCTACCTGGTCTCCTACAGCTTCTCCACGGTGGGTGCCTTCGCGGTGGTGAACCTGATCCGGCGTTCCAGCGGTGAAGAGGAACTCGACATGGCCCGCTGGGCCGGCTTGGGTCGGCGTTATCCCATTGTGGGTCTGCTGTTTTCGATGTTCTTGCTGGCATTCGCCGGGATCCCGCTGACCAGTGGATTCATCAGCAAGTTCGCGGTGTTCCAGGCGGCGGCGCAAGGCGGTGCCGCTCCCCTGGTGGTGGTCGGCGTGATCGTCAGCGGGGTCGCCGCCTACTTCTACGTCCGGGTCATCGTGCTGATGTTCTTCACCGATTCCCCCGACGACCCACCACAGCTGGTGCTGCCGAGCGTGTGGAGCAAGGCGGCGATCGCGTTGTGCGCGGCGGTCACGCTACTACTGGGCGTGCTGCCGCAGCCACTGCTCGACCTGGTGAACACCGCAACACAATTCGCACTCTGA
- a CDS encoding NADH-quinone oxidoreductase subunit M produces the protein MNANSCVPWLSLLWLVPLVGAGLVILLPGGRPGPAKCAALLTSLATLAVAVVVTAGFDTTPVSAPYQFVETHAWIPAFGASYTLGVDGIAVILVLLTAGLVPLLLLAGWHDGDTAGGLRSRGPHAFAALMLTVEAMVLISLVSLDVLLFYVFFEAMLIPMYFMIGGFGNGAKRSQAALKFLLYNLFGGLIMLAAVIGVYVVSSDAGSGGTFDFRELVSMFSPATTTVDPGVLKLLFAGFMFAFAVKAPLWPLHRWLPDAAVESTPATAVLMMAVMDKVGTFGMLRYCLQLFPDASTYFRPAIIVLAVIGVVYGAMVAIGQTDMMRLIAYTSISHFGFIILGIFVMTSQGQSGSTLYMLNHGLSTAALFLIAGFLVARRGGARAIADYGGVQKVAPVLAGTFMVAGMATLSLPGLAPFISEFLVLVGTFNRYWVAAAVGSTALVLSSIYMLWLYQRVMTGPVTAGNEGIRDLVPRELLVVTPLIALLLFLGFYPKPALDIINPGVEHTLTTIGETDPAPLTAEGAH, from the coding sequence GTGAACGCGAACTCCTGCGTGCCCTGGCTGAGCCTGCTGTGGCTGGTGCCGTTGGTCGGCGCCGGACTGGTCATCCTGCTGCCCGGCGGGCGGCCGGGGCCGGCGAAGTGCGCGGCCCTGTTGACGAGTCTGGCGACGCTGGCGGTGGCCGTCGTGGTCACCGCCGGTTTCGACACCACACCGGTGTCGGCGCCCTACCAGTTCGTCGAAACCCATGCCTGGATACCGGCGTTCGGCGCAAGCTACACCCTGGGCGTGGACGGTATCGCGGTGATCCTGGTCCTGCTGACCGCCGGCCTGGTACCGCTGCTGCTGTTGGCGGGCTGGCACGACGGTGACACCGCCGGCGGCCTGCGCAGCCGCGGTCCGCACGCGTTCGCCGCCCTGATGCTGACCGTCGAGGCGATGGTGCTGATCTCGCTGGTCTCGCTGGACGTGCTGCTGTTCTACGTGTTCTTCGAGGCGATGCTGATCCCGATGTACTTCATGATCGGCGGCTTCGGCAACGGCGCCAAACGCTCGCAAGCGGCCCTGAAGTTCCTGCTGTACAACCTGTTCGGCGGCCTGATCATGTTGGCCGCGGTGATCGGCGTGTACGTGGTGAGCTCCGATGCGGGATCGGGGGGAACCTTCGACTTCCGCGAGTTGGTCTCGATGTTCTCCCCCGCCACCACCACCGTGGATCCGGGTGTACTCAAGCTGCTGTTCGCCGGCTTCATGTTCGCCTTCGCGGTCAAAGCCCCGCTGTGGCCACTGCACCGCTGGCTGCCCGACGCGGCCGTGGAGTCCACCCCGGCCACCGCGGTGCTGATGATGGCGGTGATGGACAAGGTGGGCACCTTCGGGATGCTGCGGTACTGCCTGCAACTGTTCCCGGACGCGTCGACGTATTTCCGCCCGGCCATCATCGTGCTGGCGGTCATCGGGGTGGTCTACGGCGCCATGGTGGCGATCGGCCAGACCGACATGATGCGGTTGATCGCCTACACCTCGATCTCGCACTTCGGGTTCATCATCCTGGGCATCTTCGTGATGACCAGCCAGGGGCAGAGCGGGTCGACGCTGTACATGCTCAACCACGGGCTGTCCACCGCGGCACTGTTCCTGATCGCCGGGTTCCTGGTCGCCCGGCGCGGCGGTGCGCGGGCGATCGCCGACTACGGCGGCGTGCAGAAGGTGGCCCCGGTGCTGGCGGGCACCTTCATGGTCGCCGGGATGGCCACCCTGTCGCTGCCGGGCCTGGCACCGTTCATCAGCGAATTCCTGGTGCTGGTGGGCACGTTCAACCGGTACTGGGTGGCGGCGGCGGTCGGTTCGACCGCGCTGGTGCTGTCGTCGATCTACATGCTGTGGCTGTACCAGCGGGTGATGACCGGACCGGTCACAGCGGGCAACGAGGGGATCCGCGACCTGGTGCCGCGCGAGTTGCTGGTCGTCACCCCGCTGATCGCACTGCTGCTGTTTCTCGGCTTCTATCCCAAACCTGCCCTGGACATCATCAATCCGGGCGTCGAGCACACCTTGACCACGATCGGTGAGACCGACCCGGCACCGCTGACCGCTGAGGGGGCGCACTGA
- a CDS encoding Gfo/Idh/MocA family protein, which translates to MSGPMPALRIGVLGAARITPHALIKPARDNPEVVVSAVAARDIGRARAFAAKHGIDGVHGDYAALIADPQIDAIYNPLPNHLHGKWTRAALDAGKHVLCEKPFTANADEAREMAAVSAAGDRVVMEAFHYRYHPMTLRIEEIIASGELGRLRHIDAALSFPVPRFSDIRYQYALAGGALMDAGCYTVHMARTFGGATPEVVAAQPTLRSENIDRAMTAQLRFPAGHTATIRCSLWSSKLLQVSVRVVGEDGELRAFNPLMPQYFHRLRVRSARGRRVERFSHRASYAYQLDAFADAVLRGAPVRTTPQDAIENMSVIDAIYTAAGLPLRHPG; encoded by the coding sequence ATGAGTGGACCCATGCCGGCGTTGCGGATCGGTGTGCTCGGAGCGGCCCGCATCACCCCCCATGCGCTCATCAAACCGGCACGCGACAACCCCGAAGTGGTGGTGAGCGCGGTGGCGGCCCGCGACATCGGTCGTGCGCGTGCGTTCGCCGCCAAGCACGGCATCGACGGTGTGCACGGCGATTACGCGGCATTGATCGCCGACCCGCAAATCGACGCGATCTACAATCCGTTACCGAACCACTTGCACGGCAAGTGGACTCGCGCCGCGCTGGACGCCGGGAAACACGTGTTGTGCGAGAAGCCGTTCACCGCCAACGCCGACGAAGCCCGCGAGATGGCCGCGGTGTCCGCGGCCGGCGACCGGGTGGTGATGGAGGCATTCCACTACCGCTACCACCCGATGACCCTCCGCATCGAAGAGATCATCGCGTCGGGGGAATTGGGCCGGCTGCGGCACATCGACGCCGCGCTGAGCTTTCCGGTGCCGCGATTCTCCGATATCCGCTACCAGTACGCGCTGGCCGGTGGGGCGCTGATGGACGCCGGCTGCTACACGGTGCACATGGCCCGCACCTTCGGCGGAGCCACCCCGGAAGTCGTTGCCGCGCAGCCGACCCTACGTAGCGAAAACATCGACCGGGCGATGACCGCGCAACTGCGGTTTCCCGCCGGGCACACCGCCACGATCCGCTGCTCGCTGTGGTCGTCGAAACTGCTGCAGGTCAGCGTCCGAGTGGTCGGGGAAGACGGCGAACTGCGGGCGTTCAATCCGTTGATGCCGCAGTACTTCCACCGGTTGCGGGTTCGCTCGGCACGGGGCAGGCGCGTCGAGCGGTTCAGCCACCGGGCCTCCTATGCCTATCAGCTCGACGCCTTCGCCGACGCGGTGTTGCGGGGCGCGCCGGTGCGAACCACCCCGCAGGACGCGATCGAGAACATGAGCGTCATCGACGCGATCTATACCGCCGCCGGCCTGCCGTTGCGCCACCCGGGCTGA
- a CDS encoding enoyl-CoA hydratase/isomerase family protein, with translation MTAVTLTEIGDRIGCITLNRPERLNAIDGALLDGMDAALDELGSGAYRVAILTGAGRGFCAGADLSGTGQPWTPPNDSPAFKVTYDHQVRLADQLTRLYELPIPVIAAVNGVAVGGGLAFALHCDIRVGSETARFGSVFIKAGFSSMDMGTSYLLPKIVGAGVARELMLTGRIIDAEEAYRIHLVHQVVAPDDLMAAATDLARSIAQNNAYGVWQTKIGLNAALDAPSLRHAKEIENRTQVLSGFTNNPTEAALAHREKRSPIWDAL, from the coding sequence ATGACCGCAGTGACGCTCACAGAGATCGGCGACCGGATCGGTTGCATCACGTTGAATCGGCCGGAACGGCTGAACGCCATCGACGGGGCGCTGCTCGACGGGATGGACGCCGCTCTCGATGAACTCGGCAGCGGCGCGTACCGGGTGGCGATTCTCACCGGTGCGGGACGGGGATTCTGTGCCGGAGCCGACCTCAGCGGCACCGGGCAGCCGTGGACACCGCCGAACGACAGCCCGGCCTTCAAAGTCACCTACGACCATCAGGTTCGGCTCGCCGACCAATTGACCCGGCTCTACGAGCTACCGATACCGGTGATCGCCGCGGTCAACGGCGTCGCCGTCGGCGGTGGGCTGGCGTTTGCGCTGCATTGCGACATCCGCGTCGGTTCGGAGACCGCCCGGTTCGGGTCGGTGTTCATCAAAGCCGGGTTCTCCTCGATGGACATGGGCACCAGTTATCTGCTGCCCAAGATCGTCGGCGCCGGGGTGGCCCGCGAACTCATGCTCACCGGGCGCATCATCGACGCCGAGGAGGCCTATCGGATTCACCTGGTGCACCAGGTCGTCGCGCCGGATGACCTGATGGCAGCCGCGACCGACCTGGCCCGCTCGATCGCGCAGAACAACGCCTACGGGGTCTGGCAGACCAAGATCGGGCTCAACGCCGCCCTGGATGCGCCCAGCCTGCGCCATGCCAAGGAGATCGAGAACCGCACCCAGGTGCTCAGTGGTTTCACCAACAACCCGACCGAGGCCGCGCTCGCGCACCGGGAGAAGCGCAGCCCGATCTGGGACGCGCTCTAA
- a CDS encoding phosphotransferase family protein: protein MGDQPTVETDVGRLQRSSRDVTTLPTVVSRWLATQLPGGTAPEITVESGVDTNGMSSETIMLTGRWTADQAPVEQRWVMRVAPSADDVPVFPNYRLDHQFDVMRRVGELTDVPVPAVRWIDDTGEVLGRPFFLMDRVDGEVPPDVMPYTFGGNWFSDATAEQQRSLQDATIEVLAKLHAIPDADATFGFLDEGYDGDTALRRHFNRIREWYEFAVPDMGRSPLLDRAWAWLEANWPADVAAGETVLVWGDSRVGNVLYRDFRPVAVLDWEMVALGPRELDVSWVIFAHMVFEELSGLAGLPGLPQVLREEDVRATYQRLTGVELGDLRWFYAYAGVMWAIVFMRTGTRRVHFGEMEKPENPESLFYHAGLLKRLIGEQN, encoded by the coding sequence GTGGGCGATCAACCGACTGTGGAAACCGACGTCGGACGGCTACAACGTTCCAGCCGCGATGTCACCACACTGCCCACGGTAGTGTCTCGCTGGCTTGCCACGCAGTTGCCCGGCGGGACCGCGCCGGAGATCACCGTGGAAAGCGGTGTGGACACCAACGGCATGTCGTCGGAGACGATCATGCTCACCGGGCGGTGGACCGCAGATCAAGCCCCGGTCGAGCAGCGTTGGGTGATGCGGGTCGCGCCGAGCGCCGACGACGTACCGGTGTTCCCGAACTACCGACTGGACCACCAGTTCGACGTGATGCGCCGGGTCGGCGAACTCACCGATGTGCCGGTGCCCGCGGTCCGTTGGATCGACGACACCGGCGAGGTGCTGGGCCGGCCGTTCTTCTTGATGGACCGTGTCGACGGCGAGGTCCCCCCCGACGTCATGCCCTACACGTTCGGCGGCAACTGGTTCTCCGACGCGACCGCCGAGCAGCAGCGGTCGCTGCAGGACGCCACCATCGAGGTGTTGGCCAAACTGCACGCGATCCCCGATGCCGACGCGACGTTCGGCTTCCTCGACGAGGGCTACGACGGGGACACCGCGCTGCGGCGCCACTTCAACCGGATCCGGGAGTGGTACGAGTTCGCGGTTCCCGACATGGGCCGCTCGCCGCTGCTGGACCGCGCCTGGGCGTGGCTGGAGGCGAACTGGCCTGCCGACGTGGCGGCCGGCGAAACCGTGCTGGTCTGGGGCGACTCGCGGGTGGGCAATGTCCTCTACCGCGATTTCCGCCCGGTCGCCGTGCTGGACTGGGAGATGGTGGCGCTGGGCCCGCGTGAGTTGGACGTGTCGTGGGTGATCTTCGCGCACATGGTGTTCGAGGAGCTGTCCGGTCTGGCCGGACTGCCGGGCCTGCCGCAGGTGCTGCGCGAAGAGGACGTGCGCGCCACCTACCAGCGGCTCACCGGTGTCGAACTCGGTGATCTGCGTTGGTTCTACGCCTACGCGGGCGTGATGTGGGCGATCGTGTTCATGCGCACCGGGACACGCCGGGTGCATTTCGGGGAGATGGAGAAGCCGGAGAACCCCGAATCGTTGTTCTACCACGCCGGATTGCTGAAGAGACTGATCGGAGAGCAGAACTGA
- the nuoL gene encoding NADH-quinone oxidoreductase subunit L — MTNLSQLSALLVALPAAGALILLLGGRRTDRWGHLLACATVLGSFAIGLVLLAEMLGRGGEDRVIHTHLFSWVPVGALQVDFGLLIDQLSICFVLLISGVGSLIHIYSTGYMKNDADRRRFFAYLNLFVAAMLLLVVADNYLGLYVGWEGVGLASYLLIGFWYARPVAAAAGKKAFVSNRVGDIGLSLAMFVMFAGFGTLSYEGLFGAVADAGAGGLTTAIGILLLVGACAKSAQVPLQAWLFDAMEGPTPVSALIHAATMVTAGVYLIVRSGPVFDLSPDARLAVVVVGAITLLFGAIIGCANDDIKRALAASTVSQIGYMVLAAGLGPAGYAVAIMHLLTHGFFKAGLFLGSGSVMHGMNDEQNMRRYGALRSFMPVTFVTFGLCYLAIIGVPPFAGYWSKDAIIEAALASGGTRGWVLGAVTILGAGITAFYMTRVMLMTFGGERRWAADENEVSPERALQHPHESPRVMTWPMIVLALGAVFAGGALAIGGRLEHWLEPVVRSVAPAAEQAHAHAVPAWLSGAITLGVVLVGVAVAYNMYGRRAIPATAPTDVSVLTVAARKYLYGDAFNEGVLMRPGNRLAQGLVGVDDRVVDGSVNTAAGLVALGSYLLRQLQTGFVRSYALTMLAGTVLVVAVVLAVQL; from the coding sequence ATGACGAATCTGAGCCAGCTGAGCGCTCTGCTGGTGGCCCTGCCGGCCGCCGGTGCGCTGATCCTGTTGCTCGGCGGGCGCCGAACCGACCGGTGGGGCCATCTGCTGGCCTGCGCCACGGTGCTGGGGTCGTTCGCGATCGGGTTGGTGCTGCTGGCCGAGATGCTGGGCCGCGGCGGCGAGGACCGGGTGATACACACCCACCTGTTCAGCTGGGTGCCGGTCGGAGCCCTGCAGGTCGACTTCGGGCTGCTCATCGACCAGTTGTCGATCTGCTTCGTACTGCTGATCAGCGGCGTGGGTTCGCTGATCCACATCTACTCGACCGGCTACATGAAAAATGATGCCGACCGTAGACGGTTTTTTGCCTACCTGAACCTGTTCGTCGCGGCGATGCTGCTGCTGGTGGTCGCCGACAACTACCTGGGCCTCTACGTCGGCTGGGAGGGCGTCGGCCTGGCGTCCTACCTGCTGATCGGGTTCTGGTATGCCCGGCCGGTCGCGGCGGCGGCCGGTAAGAAGGCGTTCGTGTCCAACCGGGTCGGCGACATCGGGCTGTCGTTGGCGATGTTCGTGATGTTCGCCGGATTCGGCACGCTGTCCTATGAAGGGCTGTTCGGTGCGGTCGCCGACGCCGGGGCCGGCGGGCTGACCACGGCCATCGGGATCCTGCTGCTGGTGGGGGCGTGCGCCAAGTCCGCCCAGGTGCCGCTGCAGGCCTGGTTGTTCGACGCGATGGAGGGCCCCACCCCGGTGTCGGCCCTGATCCACGCCGCCACCATGGTCACCGCCGGGGTGTATCTGATCGTGCGGTCGGGCCCGGTGTTCGACCTGTCCCCCGATGCCCGGCTGGCGGTGGTGGTCGTCGGGGCGATCACGCTGCTGTTCGGGGCGATCATCGGCTGCGCCAACGACGACATCAAACGGGCCCTGGCGGCCTCGACGGTCAGTCAGATCGGCTACATGGTGCTGGCCGCGGGGCTGGGCCCTGCCGGGTACGCGGTCGCGATCATGCACCTGCTGACCCACGGCTTCTTCAAGGCCGGATTGTTCCTGGGCTCCGGCTCGGTGATGCACGGGATGAACGACGAACAGAACATGCGCCGCTACGGCGCGCTGCGCAGTTTCATGCCGGTGACGTTCGTGACGTTCGGGTTGTGTTATCTGGCGATCATCGGGGTGCCACCGTTCGCCGGCTACTGGTCCAAGGACGCCATCATCGAGGCCGCCCTGGCCTCCGGCGGCACCCGTGGCTGGGTGTTGGGGGCGGTCACCATCCTGGGTGCCGGGATCACCGCCTTCTACATGACCCGGGTGATGTTGATGACGTTCGGCGGCGAACGCCGTTGGGCGGCCGACGAGAACGAAGTGAGCCCGGAGCGGGCGTTGCAGCATCCGCACGAATCCCCGCGGGTGATGACCTGGCCGATGATCGTGTTGGCGCTCGGCGCGGTGTTCGCCGGCGGCGCGCTGGCCATCGGCGGACGGCTGGAGCACTGGCTGGAGCCCGTGGTGCGCTCGGTGGCGCCGGCCGCCGAGCAGGCACATGCACACGCCGTCCCGGCCTGGCTCAGCGGTGCGATCACGCTGGGGGTCGTGCTGGTGGGTGTCGCGGTGGCCTACAACATGTACGGCCGCAGAGCGATACCGGCCACCGCGCCCACCGATGTGTCGGTACTGACGGTGGCGGCCCGCAAGTATCTCTACGGCGATGCCTTCAACGAGGGGGTGCTCATGCGTCCGGGTAACCGGCTGGCGCAAGGTCTGGTGGGCGTCGACGACCGGGTGGTGGACGGTTCGGTCAACACCGCAGCCGGGCTGGTGGCGCTCGGGTCGTATCTGCTGCGGCAACTGCAGACCGGGTTCGTGCGCTCCTACGCGTTGACGATGCTGGCCGGCACCGTGCTGGTCGTCGCGGTGGTCCTGGCGGTGCAGCTGTGA